A genomic window from Candidatus Deferrimicrobium borealis includes:
- a CDS encoding adenylate/guanylate cyclase domain-containing protein produces the protein MPADKPKRKLAAILSADAAGYSRLMEEDEAGTLKTLKAHFQVMSSQVENHRGRVVAVHGDSLLAEFDSVVDAVQCAMEIQKEIKARNDDLPEKSRMPFRIGINLGDVIEEGGNVYGDGVNVAARLEGLADPGGICISRSVHDQVKNKLSVGYQSMGAHSVKNIAEPVQVYRIQTEPDAFGKAVGRAWYRLKQWQKVALAIGIALLPVFVGLAVKKYIDQSGSSPGIFAFFTEKTALPLPDKPSIAVLPFENMTGDPKQEYFTDGFTEQIITSLSKISSLFVISRNSSFTYKGKPVKVGKVSKELGVRYVLEGSIQKSGDRVRINAQLIDAISDQHLWAENYDRSMKDIFALQDEITLKILTALQVNLTSGEQARVWAKGTKNLEAYLKVMQARESILVGNAASVARGRQLAEEAIELDPQYAKAFGYIGTSHVMDFLLYSSKSPKESLEQAVEWLQKAVAMDDSLADAHARLAHAYTFVNRHEEAIAEAEKAMAMDPNSAEVHNSACYALRFSGKAAEAVLACKKAIRLEPFAPGNYYGNLGMAYFQNGSDCEEAVKVCGEGLKRAPDSMIVHFMATTVFSACGKEKEARKTAKELLRINPKFSAESFAKRLPQKDQKEKDRIVDALRKAGL, from the coding sequence TTGCCCGCTGATAAACCCAAGCGCAAGCTCGCCGCCATCCTAAGCGCCGACGCCGCAGGGTACAGCCGCCTCATGGAAGAGGACGAGGCAGGGACCCTCAAGACCCTGAAGGCCCATTTCCAGGTCATGAGCTCCCAGGTCGAGAACCACCGGGGCCGCGTCGTGGCGGTCCACGGGGACAGCCTTCTCGCCGAGTTCGATAGCGTGGTGGATGCCGTGCAGTGCGCCATGGAGATCCAGAAGGAAATCAAGGCACGAAACGATGATCTGCCGGAAAAGTCCCGGATGCCCTTCCGGATCGGGATCAACCTCGGGGATGTGATCGAGGAGGGGGGGAACGTCTACGGGGACGGGGTCAACGTTGCGGCCCGGTTGGAGGGCCTGGCGGATCCGGGAGGCATCTGCATCTCCCGGAGCGTTCATGACCAGGTGAAGAACAAGCTGAGCGTCGGATATCAGTCCATGGGGGCGCACAGCGTCAAGAACATCGCGGAACCGGTTCAGGTGTATCGCATCCAAACGGAGCCTGACGCGTTCGGGAAAGCGGTCGGCAGGGCCTGGTACAGGCTGAAGCAATGGCAGAAGGTGGCATTGGCCATCGGAATCGCACTTCTGCCGGTGTTCGTAGGTCTGGCGGTCAAGAAATATATTGACCAGTCCGGCTCCTCTCCCGGGATTTTCGCCTTCTTTACGGAAAAGACGGCCTTGCCGCTGCCGGACAAGCCATCGATTGCGGTGCTTCCGTTCGAGAACATGACCGGCGACCCGAAGCAGGAGTATTTCACGGATGGATTTACCGAACAGATCATCACGTCCCTGTCGAAGATCTCCTCCCTGTTCGTCATCTCCCGCAACTCGTCGTTCACCTACAAGGGCAAACCGGTGAAGGTGGGTAAGGTGAGCAAGGAACTGGGAGTCCGGTATGTGCTGGAGGGGAGCATCCAGAAGTCCGGCGACCGGGTGCGGATCAACGCCCAGTTGATCGATGCGATTTCCGATCAACACCTGTGGGCCGAGAATTACGACCGGAGCATGAAGGATATCTTTGCTCTTCAAGATGAAATCACACTGAAGATCCTGACGGCGTTGCAGGTCAACCTGACCAGCGGCGAGCAGGCACGGGTGTGGGCGAAAGGCACGAAGAATCTGGAGGCCTACCTGAAGGTCATGCAGGCACGGGAGAGTATCCTTGTGGGGAATGCTGCGTCCGTTGCTCGGGGCAGGCAATTGGCGGAAGAGGCGATCGAACTGGACCCTCAGTATGCGAAAGCCTTCGGCTATATAGGCACGAGCCACGTGATGGATTTCCTTCTCTATTCGAGCAAATCCCCCAAGGAATCTCTGGAGCAGGCCGTCGAATGGCTGCAAAAAGCAGTGGCCATGGATGACTCGTTGGCAGATGCCCACGCCCGCCTGGCCCACGCCTATACCTTTGTCAACCGGCACGAGGAAGCGATTGCCGAAGCGGAAAAGGCGATGGCGATGGACCCCAATTCCGCGGAAGTGCATAACAGTGCCTGCTACGCCCTCCGATTCTCCGGAAAGGCGGCGGAAGCTGTTCTGGCGTGCAAAAAGGCGATCCGCCTCGAGCCCTTCGCCCCCGGCAATTACTATGGGAACCTGGGAATGGCCTATTTCCAGAATGGAAGCGATTGCGAGGAAGCCGTCAAGGTGTGCGGGGAGGGGCTCAAGCGGGCGCCCGATAGCATGATCGTGCACTTCATGGCCACCACGGTCTTCAGCGCGTGTGGCAAGGAGAAGGAAGCCCGAAAAACGGCCAAGGAACTCCTCCGGATCAACCCGAAATTTTCAGCGGAGTCCTTTGCCAAAAGACTCCCGCAAAAGGACCAAAAGGAAAAGGACCGGATTGTCGACGCTCTCCGCAAGGCGGGGCTGTAA
- a CDS encoding lipocalin-like domain-containing protein, with protein MKRFSLLALTTMALLFLGVALPSGNAVGQEKTLKEQLVGTWTYVSVDSVNPDGSRVPMYGPNPQGLASFDSNGRYILLVARSGQPKFASNNRMEGTPEEYKAVVQGMNAHFGRYTVNETDKTITFHIETSTFPNWNGAEQKRPFILTGDEFKWTTAGSSGGLAEVVLKRAK; from the coding sequence ATGAAGCGATTCAGCCTACTCGCACTGACCACTATGGCACTGCTGTTTCTGGGAGTTGCGTTGCCTTCGGGCAACGCGGTCGGCCAGGAAAAGACGCTGAAAGAGCAACTCGTCGGAACCTGGACGTATGTCTCGGTCGATTCTGTCAACCCGGATGGTAGCCGGGTGCCGATGTATGGTCCCAATCCGCAGGGTCTCGCAAGTTTTGATAGCAATGGCCGCTATATATTGCTGGTCGCGCGCTCTGGCCAGCCCAAATTCGCGTCGAACAATCGCATGGAGGGTACTCCGGAAGAATACAAGGCCGTCGTGCAAGGAATGAACGCTCACTTCGGCAGATACACCGTCAACGAGACGGATAAGACCATCACCTTTCACATAGAAACCAGTACGTTTCCAAACTGGAACGGAGCTGAGCAGAAACGACCATTCATTCTCACAGGGGACGAATTTAAGTGGACGACTGCAGGCTCCAGCGGCGGCTTGGCTGAGGTGGTATTGAAACGAGCCAAGTAG